From Danaus plexippus chromosome 11, MEX_DaPlex, whole genome shotgun sequence, the proteins below share one genomic window:
- the LOC116765755 gene encoding uncharacterized protein LOC116765755: MLAPKQRQNIVQSSHLIRIIRKIAGASVITIKSTSQNVILSSFTYFGFFSFITWYSIYFYSVYKMYSEDQTVLRSLYSTKLKRYGDEVERIIELIFSLYAMWKVPFDLSGSSEDMQQIVDIDKAIRDLSESVDYKNNNNSVIFICIVQTFIIGTRVFSIWFSLYNLNLRLPSQKVFVIIFTDAVTFIIVAQFCSYLVLLRKRYNILNRILASIKVSEVLISRVKLPRSVDNGSKIQNRFVADKIKACSNIHSMLFMAAQTCNDKFGLVILLTMLKNLILIILHFFYFMEATAASLFKEPLVYIGFLVYVYWQICFSLAVIYVFIYYSESAVTEVRTEGCYR; this comes from the coding sequence ATGTTGGCTCCAAAGCAACGTCAAAATATCGTACAATCCTCTCACTTAATACGAATCATTAGAAAAATAGCCGGTGCTTCCGTGATTACTATTAAGAGCACGTCTCAAAATGTTATTCTGTCATCATTCACATACTTCggtttttttagtttcatcACTTGgtattccatatatttttattcagtatataaaatgtattcagaAGACCAGACTGTATTGAGGTCTCTTTATAGCACAAAACTGAAACGTTACGGCGACGAAGTCGAGAGGATTatcgaattaatattttctttatacgcTATGTGGAAAGTACCGTTCGATTTGAGCGGCAGTTCCGAAGACATGCAACAGATTGTAGACATCGACAAAGCGATCCGCGACTTATCTGAAAGtgtagattataaaaataacaataattctgtcatttttatatgtattgttcAGACATTTATAATTGGCACTAGAGTTTTCAGTATATGGTtttctctttataatttaaatctaagaCTTCCGAGCCAGAAGGTCTTTGTGATTATTTTCACTGATGCTGTCACTTTTATCATAGTAGCACAGTTTTGTTCATACCTTGTGCTTTTAAGGAAgagatataatatacttaatagaATTCTCGCTTCGATTAAAGTGAGTGAAGTATTGATATCTCGAGTTAAACTTCCAAGGAGCGTAGATAATGGgtctaaaatacaaaatagatttgttgctgataaaataaaagcttgtAGCAACATTCATAGCATGTTATTCATGGCTGCTCAGACGTGCAATGATAAATTTGGTTTAGTAATACTATTAACAATGTTGAAAAATCtcatattgattatattacatttcttcTACTTCATGGAGGCGACGGCTGCGTCTCTGTTTAAAGAACCATTGGTGTACATTGGATTTTTAGTCTATGTGTACTggcaaatatgtttttctcttgccgttatatatgtattcatttattacaGTGAAAGTGCTGTAACAGAGGTGAGGACTGAAGGGtgttatagataa